The Rosa chinensis cultivar Old Blush chromosome 7, RchiOBHm-V2, whole genome shotgun sequence DNA segment ACCGTGGCGATGGTAGCGTGGCCATTGGCCAGTTTTCAATTTGTAGCTAGGACCAAAGCTTTGTGGCCATTATGCCAAAGCTTAAAGGTAATAATATTTTTCgatatgttaattttttttttcaaaatgttATTTTGCTTCCTCCACTATATGTTATGAAGTGGAAATAGTTATAATTTTATATGTTATGTTTAGAATTATTTGAGTCTCTTTCGTGCAGGTCCTCCTGACACCAACTCATCTATGCATTGTGATGGAGTATGCTGCTGGAGGAGAACTCTATGAGAGAATATGCAAAGCCGGTAGATTTAGTGAGACTGAGGTAAAGTAATTTTGTAGGAAGGGGTTGAGTTGGGATATGAGATCTTTTAAGGTCATCAGAAAATGAAatacttcaatttttttttgtattttcacaTTTAGTTTCAGTTGAAGTACTTTTTACTTTGCACTCAGTCATAACATAACTAATTACAATCATTTGCATCAGGCAAGGTTTTTCTTCCAGCAATTGATATCAGGAGTTGATTACTGCCATACAATGGTATGTAAAATTTGTCAAAGTTCAGATGAAGTGGTGTATACCACCTTTTTGTTCTCCCATTATCTTTGATAGTATTATTTGTGGTAAGGAATAATTTATTTACCGCAGAAAGTATGTCATAGAGACCTTAAGCTTGAAAATGCACTCTTAGATGACAGCACAGCACCTCGGGTGAAAATATGCGATTTTGGATCCTCAGaggtattttttttcaaatgcaTTTAGCGATTGGTTAATGAGACATTGAATAATATTTTACTTTGTTTGTGAAGTCACTACTACTACATTCTTGGCAAAAATCTACTGCGGGAACACCGGCTTATATTGCACCTGAGGTCCTATCTGAAAAACAATATGATGGAGCGGTTAGTCCAAATTGTTATTGTGCCTTCTCATTATATTTCATCAGCACTATAATCTGCAACTGTGGGCGTTAAGCATCTTTTATAATCTTAAGACAGTACAGATTGCAGATGTTTGGTCTTGTGGAGTCTCCCTATATGTCATGATTGTTGGAGCATATCCCTTTGAAGATCCTAAGGACCCTATGAACTTTAGAAAAACAATTCTGGTGAGTGGCAAAATTAACAACCTTTAAAATCCTCCaccctctcctctctctcccgAGTCAGAGTGATCATGTTATATTTGTCTTATGACAGCGGACCCTTACTGTATGCTACTCAATCCCTGGTAATGTACGAGTTTCTGTGGAATGTAGAGACTTGCTCGCTAAGATATTTGTGGCAAACCCAGAAAAGGTAACAAAGCTTTCATTTTGGTGCTGAGCATTTACTTAGCTGCTTGATAAATTAAACACACGTTTGGCGTTTGGTGGTGAAACTTGCTTGCTTAGCTTTCTCATTGCGATCTCTGCTCATCTCTTTGCAGAGAATTacaatttcagaaattaagaacCACGGTTGGTTCTTGAAGAATTTACCTATGGAAATGTGGGGAGGAGGAAGTTGGGAAAGCAATGATGTAAACCATCCATCCCAAAGAATTGAAGAAGTCCAGTCCATAATACAAGAGGCAAGAAAACCTTTAAAGGTCCCAACTGTCAGTAGGCATATCATTGGAAGCAGCATGGCCATTGATGATGCTGAATTAAACAAGTGGTGATTTTTTATGCTCAAATGTGAGCAGTTAAAGTGTACATATGACACAAACCATACTTATCCCTGTGAAATTGGTCTTATGCATGGCTTGCTAGCTCTCACCGGCCATTTTGTTTTGCTGTATTGATAATGTTTTGTTATTGTAAAAGTCAGGTTTTATCTTTGGGCAaactactgtttagtccctgaagtatgtCTTCGTCCTCGTTTCATTCCCtgtctttctaatttaatcccaaaagtccctgaactcaaaATTTGAATGCCAACTGGTCCATTTCATCCGGTTGCTGGATGAGGTGTCAATTTTGTACTTGCTAGCTCAGCGCCACGTAAGACACTGATTTTGTAAAGAGACGAAAATGCCCCTGCTTCAGTTTCTTCCAAATTTCCTCTGTcttctttcttatcttctttctccTTCTGTCTACATGAAGATGTATGTAGAATAGTAACCCAGAATGAATTGAGCTGGATAATCATTTGCATAGGTCCCAAGATGATctatagagaaaaatcaatggaaaaaaaaaatgtataagaGTGAgtttgggaattgggaattgGGAATTGGGAATTAGGGAACGTACTTGAGCAAGTGGAGATCAGCAATGGTGCGTTTGATTTTGAGTTTATCGTAATCGACAGCGGGAGTGGTCAAGTAGACACAGAAGAGGCCGAAGGAGAATATGAAGAAAACAGAGAGAGCAGCCGCAACCTCCCAGTGTGTGAGGGGCAACTGCTCCGACTTGGGCTTCTTGCCGGTGGACCAATCAGTCATGCTCACTCTCACAACCTTATGTCGGAGCTTtcctcttctcttcctcctcctgatTTCTACCGACATCACCGCCGGCGTTGCTCTCAACAACGTCGTCTTCCTCCTCCTGATTTCCACCGACATCACCACCGGCGTTGCTCTCTAGGCATGCCGGAGCTTtcctcttctcttcctcctctgacTTCGTCGGGTACTCATCTCTGATATATGAAATTGTCTAAATTTGAGTTAGAATTTAGTGCTTGGTTTATTgaatttcttgttcttgttcttgttcttgttcttattCCCGATCTCTTTCTCTCCCATCCTCTCTCTCCTTTATGAACCCAATACCATGAAATTTGTAGGTTGAAGAAATTCACGGTAATGGTAGGTGGTGGTGACAACTTGGAGAAGAGAGGAGTCGTTGGTGGCGATTTGGGTTCACTGGGTGtgctagaagagagagaagtcagaCACCCAGAAAggtttgggtgtccaaagtaattcTGGGTATTGCTTCGTCGGCGTGTGAGTCATTTTCCGGTGTCTCCAGACGATGTGGGAGCTGGGTTTGAGTCGCCAGAGACTGGTGGACaccgtggtggtggaggtgaggcACGGTGGTGCCGAGATATTCActggtggtggaggagagagagaaatctagATCTACTCTCCTCGAGTTCTCTCATGAGACTTCACCattttggagaaaattttggAAGAAACTGAAGTAGGGGCATTTTTGTCACTTTACAAAATCAGTGTCTTACGTGGCGCTGAGCTGGCAAGTACAAAACTGACACATCATCAAGCAACCAGATGAAATGGACGGAATGGACCAGTTGGAATTCAAATtttgagttcagggacttttgggattaaattagaaagacaGGGACTAAAACGAGGACGAAggcatacttcagggactaaacagtagttTGTCCTTTATCTTTTCCTTGAGGGATCCAAAGTTAAAGCCATTTCTCCGTGTTCATTGGCTGCGGCCTCTGACTGTTTTTGCAGTTGGTGATGGGAGGATCTTGGATCCATATCAGGTCGTTGGTCCCCAGGTTGGGATGCCCGAAGGAGGTTTGATCTATGGGGTGGCATGGTCGTCGACATCTAGAAATATTTGGATGCCAGATGATGATGGCGGAGGTTGGTCTGTTCTGGGCAGACTGGGTCGAGTGATTTGGTCCTCTACTAGTGACGGCGACATTGATGCTGACTGCTAGGATACGTTTTGGCTTGCGTCGACTGACTTTGGTGACTGGAGTGGCTGCTCTAAGCCTGGCGGTGGCAACGACGACCAAAGTGGCAACAACCTCCCTATGGATTGCGCTAGGGTTTCACAAGGCTGGGCCTCTTGGGCTACTGAGTGGTGGTGGGCTTTCATGTGGGCTTGGTTATTTTGGGCCTACATGATTGTTCGAGTGTTATTTGTTATTTTAGGTTTTGCTGGGAATGAGAACTTTGCAACACACTCAAACTCACAAAACTGGATTGAATACTTCTTATTATTCAACTACAACTCTGGCTATTATATAGCCTCAGACTCTAACAAACTGAACTGAAAAACATGCTCACGTATCGGCTACACACAGCCACGTAACAGAAAACAAAGACTAAATCAAAGCATAACCTAATCCTAAGGACTAGGTTTTTATTCGACTGACTAACAAACCCTAAAGACTTGGACAACGCTCTTCAATCTCTCCCTTAAGCTAAATTCAGTGAAGCAATTTAGCTTACTTCACTAACTTCACACATTCCCAGCATGCTCCGAAGTTTAAGAAATGTATCAGACTTTAAGGGTTTAGTCATTATGTCAGCTACTTGTTCAGTACTTCCACAATGAACTAAAGAAATTGAACCTTCCTTTGTGAGATCTCTAAGAAAATGGTACCTTACACGTATGTGCTTGCTGCGTCCATGTAACACTGGGTTCTTTAAAAGTTTAATGGTGGACGTGTTGTCACAATTGATGCAGGTACAGTCCTCCTCTTTATGCCCGAGCTCCTTCAGTATCCTCTTCAACCAGATTGCTTGACACGCACACTTTGCTGCTGCGACAAACTCTGCCTCAGTTGTTGACAGGGTCACAATTGGTTGTTTCTTCGAACTCCATGAGATGGCTCCTGAGCTTAACAGAAAAGCATACCCACTCGTACTCTTACTGTCCTCCATGTCTCCGGCATAATCAATGTCAATGAATGCCATTAGCTTGTCATCACCACCATTCTTGTAGTAAATGTCGTAGTCTACTGTGCCTTTTAGATACCTGAGGACTCTTTTGGCAGCCTGCAAGTGAAGTTCAGTGGGTTTTGCCATATATCTGCTTAGTAGACTTGTAACGAACATCAGATCAGGCCGTGTAGAAGTTAGGTACATCAAACTTCCTACAAGCTGTTTGTAGTAAGTTTCATTCACCATGACACTATGCTTATCTTTCCCTATCTTGGACCCCGACACAATTGGACTGGTGACCATGTTGCTCTTCAACATTCCAAACCTTTTCAACACCTCCAATGCATATCTTCTCTGAAAGATAAAATTGCCTCCTATTTTTTGTAACACTTCTATCCCAAGAAAATAACTCATGCTCCCCATATCAGTCATATCAAATTCTCTCATCATGGAAGTCTTGAATTCAAGCAACAGATTAGCATCATCACCGGtaaaaatcaaatcatcaacatataaactTACAATGATGATCTTGCCTTCGTTGCTCCTCTTAGTGAACAAAGTTTGCTCACTTTCACATCTCTGGAAACCTTCACTGACAAAGTACGCTTCAATGCTGCTGAACCAAGCTCGGGGAGCTTGTTTCAAACCGTACAAGGCTTTGTACAATTGATAGACCATATGCTCATTTCCCTTCCTCTCATATCCTCTAGGCTGTTCTACATAGACCTTCTCATTCAagtctccatgaagaaatgctgATTTGACGTCTAATTGAAAAATCCTCCACTTCTTTTGAGCTGCTAGAGCAATGATGGTTCTTACCGTATCTAACCTTGCCACTGGTGCAAATACTTCTGAGTAATCAATGCCTTCTCTTTGTGAATACCCCTTAGCTACGAGACGAGCCTTATGCTTGACAACTTCACCATGCTCATCacattttgttttgtaaatCCATTGACACCAACCTTCTTAGCTCATGCCGACAATTTAGTTAGAACCCAGGTTTTGTTCTTCTCAATGGAGTTGATCTCGTTATCCATGGCTTTTCTCCATTTATCTTCTCTTACAACATCTTCAAATAAAGTAGGATCTTCTTCTGCAGCACCTTGCACCATATACACTGCCTCCTCATCTTCACTCAGACCCTTACCACTCACATAATCTCCTGTCCAGTATGGTGGTCTTCTTTCTCTCCCTTCAACTATGCTACCCTCAGAGTGACCTACTTCTCTACCCTCATTGCCACTGACCTCGCTAGTGCTCCCTATAGCTTCACTAAAGTTTTATCTACCCTGTTTTTCACCGTTCACCTCAACATCACCGTCACCATCATCACCTCTATTCTCTCCCTCATTTTCTTCATCACTGAACTCACCATCATCACCCCAAACCAACTTCGACCTAATCTGCTCCTCATAGTTTTCACCCCAATCCCATTGCTTATCTTCCTCAAACACAACATCTTTACTCACAACCACTCTTTTTGTTTTAGGATAAAATAGCCTATAACCTTTAGACTCTTCACTGACTCCCAATAAAATACAAGGAAAACTTTTATCATCTAATTTACCTCGTTTTGCTTATGGGATGTGGATATGTGCAACGCAGCCCCAAACTTGAAAGTGAGCAACATATGGTTTAACTCCACTCCATGCCTCTTGTGGTGTGACATCTTTCACGGCTGAGGTAGGGCACCGATTCAAAACATAGAACGTCCAAACCACAGCTTCAGGCCAAAAAGGCTTCGACATCTTCTTGGCAGATAACATGGAGCGTACTATGTTCATTATTGTTCTATTCTTTCTCTCGGCGATGCCATTTTGTTGTGGCGTATATGCAGTAGTGAGCTGCCTCTTGATTCCATGCTCTTTACAAAAAACATTGAATTCATGTGATGTGAATTCTCCTCCCCTGTCAGTCCTTAGGCACTTGATAGATACTTCTGCTTCTTTTTCCACCAACTTCTTGAATTTCTTAAAACAATTCAGTGCTTCTGACTTCTCAAACAAAAGATACACCCATGATTTACGACTAAAGTCATCTATAAAACATAGAGTGTACCTTTTGCCACTGTTAGATGTAGGGGAGATTGGCCCGCAAATGTCTGCATGAATCAGCTCCAGTACTTGATTTGCTCTCCACAAACTTCTTTTTGGAATGGCATTCCTGTGTTGCTTGCCATTGAAGCAATTGGTACAAACAACCTGTGAAGCTCTAAACTGAGGTAGACCGTGCACCATTTTCCTGAATTGTAATGTCCTCAGCCCCTTATGACTCAAGTGTCCATACCTCTGGTGCCACAGGTATGTCAAATCCGAGGAGCTTGTATGAAAACATTCTTCTGGTTGAGGAAGAGATCTCATAGAGGTTGAAGCTTCATTCAAGATGATGAACATACGATTAGCACTCATTAGGGTGTACACAATCAACCCTCTTTGTGGATGGTAAATGCTGCATGCTGCATATCAGATTAGGATTGCCAAGCCATTTTCCTGTAGCTGCCCAATGCTCAAAAGATTGTTCCTAAGATCTGGAACATAATACACGTCTCCAACAACAAAAGCAGCACCATTGAACACTAGTCTTACACTTCCCTTCCCAGCCACACTCATCCTAGTGTTATTTCCAAGCTTGACTGAATGCGTAAAACCAACATCCAAACTCAAAAACATACCTCGATCACTACACATATGATTTGAGCACCCAGAATCTAGGAACCAAGCATCGCTTCTCTTTGCCTCATGCATCTCCACATACGACATCAGGAGtagttcatcttcttcatcaagtTATTCATAATTGGCCTCTTTGTTCCACTTCGGACATTCATACTAAAAGTGTCCAAGATTGTGACACTTAAAGCATTCTACTATTGCTCTATTGAAGGACTGTCGTCCTCTCCCTCGACCTCTTCCTTTGAGAGTTGCTCTCCCTCGGCCTCTAGCACCAGCTCGATCTTCAATCTTCAAGGCCTGATCTTCTTCTACTCGATTCAGCCTGTGGAACTTTTGCTCATGAACAACAAGTGAACTCTGTAGCTCATCAATTGAGAGGGTGTCTGTGTCCTTCGACTCCTCGATAGACACCACCACATAGGTGAATCTCTCAGTCAACGTCCTCAAGATCTTCTCTACCACTTTGGAATCCGGCATGGTTTCACCATTGCTCCTTATTTTGTTTGCCACATCCATGACCCTAGCGAAATACTCAGTGATTGTCTCGCTTTTCTTCATCTCCGACACCTCAAAGTCTCTTCTCAAAGCTTGAAGAAGAGACTTCTTAACTCGAGCATCCCCACCAAATTTCCTCTTCAGTGAGTCCCCGACAACCTTTGAGTTGTGTTTGTCCAGAATTTGCTCGAAAGTGACTCTGTCGATGGCCTGGTACAAGTAGTGCTTCACC contains these protein-coding regions:
- the LOC112177157 gene encoding serine/threonine-protein kinase SAPK2, which encodes MERYEIVKDIGSGTSGVARLVRDKCTGEHFAVKFIERGNKINENVQEEIMNHRSLKHPSIVQFKEVLLTPTHLCIVMEYAAGGELYERICKAGRFSETEARFFFQQLISGVDYCHTMKVCHRDLKLENALLDDSTAPRVKICDFGSSESLLLHSWQKSTAGTPAYIAPEVLSEKQYDGAIADVWSCGVSLYVMIVGAYPFEDPKDPMNFRKTILRTLTVCYSIPGNVRVSVECRDLLAKIFVANPEKRITISEIKNHGWFLKNLPMEMWGGGSWESNDVNHPSQRIEEVQSIIQEARKPLKVPTVSRHIIGSSMAIDDAELNKW